One genomic region from Chthonomonas calidirosea T49 encodes:
- the argH gene encoding argininosuccinate lyase, which yields MRKLWGGRFQGETDALIAQLNSSLPFDRRLWRQDIQGSIAHATMLGATGILPQEEAMKIVEGLKALEQELAEGRVALPEDAEDVHTAIESLLYERIGDVAGKLHTARSRNDQVTTDLRLYLRDVCDRLTEEIREFQQTLVALAEREIQTVLPGFTHLQHAQPISLAHHLLAYFWMLDRDRERLHDCRKRLNRLPLGAGALAGTSFPIDRRRVAELLGFDAVLPNSLDAVSDRDFAVEFLSAAAILGMHLSRLAEEIILWNSPEFGFVELDDSVTTGSSIMPQKKNPDVAELVRGKTGRLYGNLLALLTVLKGIPLAYNKDLQEDKELLFDTVDTLLLILPALRRTLQTARFRAERMEAVLEGDFSTATDLADYLARRGMPFREAHEIVGRIVRYCLEKGIKLEALDVATLKTFSPLFDSEVLALLTPRASMASRTSEGGTAPDAVRAQLAYAKQKLAEPH from the coding sequence ATGCGAAAACTGTGGGGTGGGCGTTTTCAGGGAGAGACCGATGCGCTGATAGCGCAGCTCAACAGTTCACTGCCCTTTGATCGGCGCCTCTGGCGGCAGGATATTCAGGGGAGCATCGCTCACGCTACTATGCTGGGGGCCACGGGCATCCTGCCTCAAGAAGAGGCTATGAAGATTGTAGAGGGGCTTAAGGCCCTTGAGCAAGAGCTTGCAGAGGGACGTGTCGCCCTGCCCGAGGATGCCGAAGATGTGCATACTGCCATCGAGAGCTTACTCTATGAGCGGATAGGCGACGTGGCGGGCAAACTGCACACCGCAAGGAGCCGTAACGACCAGGTGACTACCGATCTACGGCTCTACCTGCGGGACGTTTGTGATAGGCTCACCGAAGAGATCAGAGAGTTTCAACAGACGCTGGTTGCCCTGGCCGAGCGCGAGATTCAAACGGTTCTTCCCGGTTTTACGCATCTGCAGCATGCTCAGCCTATCTCGTTGGCACACCATCTTTTGGCCTACTTTTGGATGTTAGACAGAGACCGAGAGCGCTTGCACGATTGTCGGAAGCGCCTCAACCGGCTTCCGTTGGGTGCTGGTGCTCTGGCTGGCACGAGTTTTCCCATCGATCGGCGGAGGGTTGCCGAGTTGTTGGGCTTCGATGCGGTGCTGCCCAATAGCCTTGATGCGGTTTCCGATCGGGATTTCGCCGTGGAGTTCCTCTCGGCTGCCGCTATCCTCGGCATGCATCTGTCTCGCCTTGCTGAGGAGATCATCCTTTGGAACAGCCCTGAGTTTGGGTTTGTGGAGCTTGACGATAGCGTTACAACGGGTAGCAGTATCATGCCGCAGAAAAAGAACCCAGATGTCGCCGAGCTGGTACGAGGCAAAACGGGCCGTCTCTATGGGAACCTCCTCGCCCTGCTCACCGTGCTGAAAGGGATACCGCTGGCCTATAATAAAGATTTACAAGAAGATAAAGAGCTTCTCTTTGACACGGTAGATACGCTCCTGCTGATTTTACCAGCCTTGCGGCGAACCCTGCAGACCGCCCGATTTCGGGCAGAGCGCATGGAGGCCGTACTGGAGGGCGATTTCTCCACAGCCACCGATCTTGCAGATTACTTAGCTCGTAGGGGAATGCCTTTCCGTGAGGCTCATGAGATTGTAGGTCGCATTGTGCGCTATTGCCTTGAGAAGGGGATCAAGCTCGAAGCGCTCGATGTTGCCACCTTGAAAACCTTTTCTCCCTTGTTCGATAGCGAGGTTCTAGCCCTTTTGACGCCTCGTGCCAGCATGGCGAGTCGAACCTCTGAAGGTGGTACAGCCCCC